The Cryptomeria japonica chromosome 2, Sugi_1.0, whole genome shotgun sequence region ATCAGCTTTACCTAAAGTTCGGCCCTCGGTGCGCTCTACTTCCCGTTCCCATTCCTTAAACTCTTTCTCAAGAGGGGGCGAATCAGACACCCTTTCCATTTGCCATCTAGCTGCACTATCATCACTGCCCCAAACACAATCCAAGTACTTGTGGGTAATTCGATTCTCAAATTTGTATTGCTTGTCAGCATCAGTTGCATCCACATTTCTGACCATGCAAAGACGGTAAATACGTTGTCCTGACCTTGATATACCAATCCCAATTCTCACGAAACAACCCACAATGATCTTTTCGAAGAATGGCTCCATGAACCACTTGGCAAGCTGTGATCTCCGGATTGTTATACTCTTAATATCTTCAAATGAAGGAATATTAGTATTTGTGCCTTCTGCGTCACTGTCATCTGAATCTCCGCGACTGCTTGGGCTCTGATCCCTGTTGCTAGAGGATGATGGACTAACACTAGGGCTAGCATGAGACTTTCGCTTGCCAGGTGAAGAATCCCGTCCTCTAGATGACCCAGCAGTGTCCCTTCGCTTTCGTTGCACATCTGAATCCTGTGCCTTCTGTCTCCTTGCAActaattcatttaacgcattttcTTTCACTGACCTGGTAGATTTCACAGAAGAGCGCATACGTGAAGATGGTGGCCCTACATCTTTTCCCCTCTGATTCCGAGTTTCATTTTGCCGAGCTTCAGCCCTCTTCCGCATCAAAAAATTATCCCTCGCCTCTGCTCTCTCTGCCAAAATCATCTCCCGGTCTAGTTCAGACATCTTTCGAAGCCGCTCTCTATCTTCGTCATCTTTGTACAAATCACTCCCAAACGATAATCCATCACTGTCCGAATCATCTCTCTGTCCCCCATCGTCATTGTCTTTTTCACCAGAATCAAATCTCTTCTTTAAAGGCATCCTTAACCCAGATGCCTTTCTATTTGTTGTTCCAGCATCATCAGAATCATCTCCATTCTCAGAATTAGAGTCACTACCGTCATCTGAAAAGGAATCGGATTGCTTCCTCTTTGCTGGAGCTCGATTCCTATGCTTTCCATCATGGGCATTAGTTCGACCAGCTGCCTCTAGCAGCAAATTCTCAAGATCCGCCATACGCCTTGCTTGATTTTACAAACACAACCTTCAAAGGGCTTCTATATGTGCGTGTGTCATTTATTCTGAGATGCCAGTAtacaaaaaatcatcacaaaacagGACGATTCAACTTATACATCTACCCACTTACCAGAAATAACAAGTTGTCCCCCCATGCAAGTAAACACAGAAGCAATAAAGGATCTGTCAATAAATCCTAATGTAAACACAACTACACTTCATCATCTGTTTCTTAACCAGAAAACAATAATTTACCCTGAAATGCAAGTTAATAGGGAAGATGTGCATTGATGCAAACAACACTATAGAAAACACATCTGAACAGTAATTTGAAAATCCGCAAAGCCGAAAGCCTGAATCTATAAAAGTTGCTCATCTAAAACCCTCTCCGAAAATTTTGATCAGATATAAACTTGGACACAAAAGGCAATTTGTTCTGCAAAAGTTCAAATAACCGTACTCGAAACACAAACGAACCCTAATTTTAAATCTGCCAAGGTAAAACCCTTAATTTGCATTATTTGCTGAAGTAAAACCCTAAATCTGTAACAACTTCTTTTTTATTGGATGAAGCAAAACATATAACAAATACACAGTCAAAGCAAGGAACAGATTAGCTGCAGGAGGAACAGCTTCACCTGCATAACAATGAAGGTGCGAAGAGCTAGGAAGACCATAAAACAACAGCCGACTCTCGAATACAAATAGAACGGAAACATTGTAGTTACATACCAAAAAAAAGACAGAGAATAGCTGCGCAAAAAGGCAGCAAGGATCCCTACGTGGTAAATCCGAAGGCCCAAATGCTTTGACCGCCCAAACGAACTGGCGAAAAAGAAATTCTGTGAATTTCCTTAACAATTTCCTTAACTGACAACAATTTCGACCAACCCGATATTTATTGAGGGTCTCACAGTCGACGTAATTTTATGTTGGAGTGTGAAGCACTTAAAAGACAACAAGGATAAGTTTGTCAATATCTTAGCTGATAACATGTGGTATAATTTATTCAACAAGGAACACATAGAGAAGCTGAGCGCACTCATCATCGACTTGCATAGGCAGAGATCTGCTCTTCAGAAGTTGGTTCAGATTGGAGAGGTGTCCCATAGGCTATTCTTGGCCTCGTGGATgttaaaattctttctttctttcttctttctataaAAAGGAAGAAAGGTTTAAGGTAGGATGTAATTTTGTACTGTGTTAAATTGTGATATTTATTTCAAGATTTATTGTGTAGTGTTTGAGTCAAATTTATTgattgaatgaaagaatgaatgtttttaataatgtCAATGAGGCCAAACAACTTATGGGACCTACGGGCCCTATAGTTACTATTCATTATTATGAGTAGCGGTTCATTTGAACCCATCTCTTACGAGAATGAATGGTCTATTGAGTTGCATCTAAATGATGTTCAAAGAGGTGAAGCATCAATAATTCTCCACTTATCCCATATTACTTCAACTTGAATGCACTTTACCATGGAGTTTCCTCTAATATAATGCCCACTTGaggcttttttttttaaattaagatttTCATATATTTGCAAACATTTAACAAGTGTAAGGGGTATAGCCTTCTTTAGCATGTTGCAAACAGATAATAGTCAAGCAATTCTTTCTTAGTACAATTAGATTGTTGGGAAttaggtgccatcaaccttgtaaattcTTAAATTATTTGTTTTCCTTATGTTATTTGTAATTTATAGCAGAAGACTGCTATCATGGTCCAATTTGGTGAGATGCCTTATGACAATTGTAAGAGCATTTGTAAGGGCTATTTTGGGCTACATGCATGTTTCCAAGAAGGTAGGGCTAGGATTTTTCCAAGTGGTTTTGTTGCTTGTTGTATTGTGATACCATAGAGGTATTCACTCCCAAGAGTTTCTATAAGTTGGGACCTTGATCTAGGGGAAATATCAAGTTTTCTTCAGTTGTGCAAGTAACAAAGTGTTATTGGATTCTACATAGTTCTTTTAAGAAGTGTATTGATGTTGCAATATCTCTTTGGATTAGTAATATACTTGCCTCTCTTTCAGTGGTGGATTATTTTCCCATAGGAGTTTCCCCTTATATATATGGTGTTAATTGTGTTATGTTTCTCTCTTTCTTTCCTTGATTCTACAATCACATCCTTTAAGCCTTAATCTTTCATATTTAGATTAGAAGCACTTAGTTTAAGTTCATATTGCAATCTTTTTCCACCTTGTTAttcaacatttggtattagagctcagTTGAGGGAGGGATGTTTTTCTCTTATAAGTGTTGAATCATTTTTGCTATAGTGGGAGcttttgctttaaattttttttgta contains the following coding sequences:
- the LOC131073809 gene encoding protein RTF1 homolog, with the translated sequence MADLENLLLEAAGRTNAHDGKHRNRAPAKRKQSDSFSDDGSDSNSENGDDSDDAGTTNRKASGLRMPLKKRFDSGEKDNDDGGQRDDSDSDGLSFGSDLYKDDEDRERLRKMSELDREMILAERAEARDNFLMRKRAEARQNETRNQRGKDVGPPSSRMRSSVKSTRSVKENALNELVARRQKAQDSDVQRKRRDTAGSSRGRDSSPGKRKSHASPSVSPSSSSNRDQSPSSRGDSDDSDAEGTNTNIPSFEDIKSITIRRSQLAKWFMEPFFEKIIVGCFVRIGIGISRSGQRIYRLCMVRNVDATDADKQYKFENRITHKYLDCVWGSDDSAARWQMERVSDSPPLEKEFKEWEREVERTEGRTLGKADVEEKKNALNDINNFVYSAETVKQMLQEKKMASARPSNLAAEKDRLRKEMELAESKHDYSEVDRIKTRLKELEVLSIQRKSKDAKAIMLAEMNKKNRFENFKNASMIKPANFNLKAGEAGYDPFSRRWTRSQNYYNAKSGATEVNTESNKETDATQAGEAATAKALEAAADAGKLVDTEAPVAEGTKLFSLHDFELTISLNGLQKFGGAQGAHLAFMARKQRIEATCGVQVPSSDGRRHTLTLSVTDYKRRRGLL